Proteins from a genomic interval of Crassostrea angulata isolate pt1a10 chromosome 7, ASM2561291v2, whole genome shotgun sequence:
- the LOC128191691 gene encoding chitin synthase chs-2-like isoform X2, which yields MTSKDEDETERKTTAGNGKKKGKKKDQKKSNQGDENWDWDCAEEKPMHGANDDEGTFWQIFTQIGLVVSAIALFVIVFGSACLSRIIIHVMIWKLNPPLTETNFAMNKLGGVLKPKIERMSLNCSDLSTSDCLQGYYVRNGLPDSWKCTVEPYKCVLREDPPSVNVAWIWGLLIIMSAPYFYTIIVSMWRICFKKNKVDKFQIKMFLLSLAVELTHATGLCIMVFLVMPAFDPLSASILSYFVCIFPTVLSLRFQVRQEDTKYRKQRQRENINSTVTNNQQTNNPRTDDSTVTNNPRTNNSTVTNNQQTNDSTSTNNPRADTSTVTNNQRTDNSTLTNNPHTNLRYPETPFLGGLLFLIGLVFLCLYVYYSAEDDNLVAILVLLLISICMVSVIWWENFVTSNISQSSEAGKQSFLKDYVKSKREKVSVLVYLLKIAWIFLVTLIIYVIQSKGDTLDTARTFLYLDEAATVNTLSGAVRLESSSYITYGCMTLNPYMMSLICLILTLIFFKMARYACRVVLQRKCFSLPIILNLFFVPLFFIIIMRFPLPFTAEGCNVLQPLWELDFNSSIERVWPLIASGCLGLLSVIILTTYIWSTGGSKMEKVERLFMKPAYCGIFLDLSLLLSRRRTIDNSDFVKHTQQSEEKPQEVYSPMVYFCATMWHETENEMTQLLKSIFRVDMDQCWRRQDQTNKQMQKGGYYDEDIYDFEVHIFFDDAFKPRKVNGKPGKGRHVNEYVKLLEKCVPNTAKLIYGNYELDPVKKYETPYGMKFEWTMLTDGAKLIVHLKDKQKIRNRKRWSQVMYMYYLLTFELNKLKPHLDLQCQELSKSVPEMVHNLSENTFLLALDGDVDFKPEAVTLLLDLMRKNTEVGAACGRIHPIGSGPMVWYQKFEYAVSHWLQKATEHVIGCVLCSPGCFSLFRGSAVLADNVLKTYTRQATEAEHHIQYDQGEDRWLCTLMLKEGFRVEYCAASDALTFAPEGFFEFYKQRRRWAPSTMANILDLLLDWKYVKKNNDSISMLYIIYHIFLFVSSLLTPGTIFLLIMGAIITAFPAIQPWLALVLNMLPVGILIVSIFLTKEDTQLMLAGIISTIYSLVMMVVLIGLIKEGVESQFCSVTTVFFCFVAGVFIVAALIHPQEFTCLFHGVLYFLAVPSMSMLLILYSIGNMHNINWGTRENKSADSQEAVAKRKSKFEGHTCSIGEWCRCMLCVREIVEPMPQDAMDYASDNPSDDDKPQQEATDKEAAQKTTTETEQADHDNTVVKKLTGDNKGKVKKGDFKNCMDLSEDENVFWTRLIKKYLKPTVIKPAEQERVKKELEELRNKVFFFVFIINALFVTIVYVLTQVNSYQGTLEIPLPCNVAGGKQGKIEPISIAFTLTFGLLLLIQFFGMIYHRISTFTHIIASTRLDTQRQIRRPNLRRKEEETTTKREEESKTPDGNNLPKHLPPIPNKGWKKIKGGIKVSSALRSISGESKNRPEKLNELKNKMKEESIISDEDKDILSQFPDTPVGILSIRSLRKNDIQEDIPGTSKG from the exons ATGACTTCGAAAGACGAAGATGAAACCGAACGGAAGACTACCGCTGGCAATGGCAAAAAGAAAGG GAAGAAGAAGGATCAAAAGAAAAGCAATCAGGG CGATGAGAACTGGGACTGGGACTGCGCCGAAGAGAAACCCATGCATGGTGCCAACGATGACGAGGGGACGTTTTGGCAAATATTTACTCAAATTGGATTGGTCGTCAGCGCCATAGCATTATTCGTGATCGTGTTCGGGTCTGCTTGTCTCTCCAGAATCATCATCCACGTGATGATATGGAAGCTGAATCCACCGTTAACTGAAACTAACTTCGCAATGAATAAACTAGGTGGCGTATTAAAGCCAAAGATTGAAAGAATGAGCCTGAACTGTAGTGACCTTTCAACGAGCGATTGTTTGCAGGGATATTATGTTCGAAACGGTCTGCCAGATTCGTGGAAATGCACAGTTGAACCGTACAAGTGTGTGCTACGTGAAGACCCCCCGTCCGTGAATGTGGCCTGGATATGGGGTCTCCTCATCATCATGTCTGCTCCATATTTTTACACGATTATCGTTTCTATGTGGAGGATATGCTTCAAGAAGAATAAAGTGgacaaatttcaaatcaaaatgtttttactt AGTCTAGCAGTGGAACTGACCCATGCTACTGGCTTGTGTATCATGGTCTTCTTGGTTATGCCAGCCTTTGATCCACTGTCGGCCTCCATTCTCTCATACTTTGTATGCATTTTCCCGACGGTTTTAAGCTTAAGGTTCCAAGTAAGACAAGAAGACACCAAGTATAGAAAACAACGACAAAGAGAAAATATTAATTCTACCGTGACGAATAACCAACAAACCAATAACCCACGTACCGATGATTCTACCGTGACGAATAACCCACGTACCAATAATTCTACCGTGACGAATAACCAACAAACCAATGACTCTACGTCGACGAATAACCCACGTGCCGATACTTCTACCGTGACGAACAACCAACGTACCGATAATTCTACCTTGACGAATAACCCACATACCAACCTTAGATACCCAGAAACTCCTTTTTTAGGAGGACTTCTTTTTCTAATAGGATTAGTATTTCTGTgtttatatgtttattataGCGCAGAAGACGATAACTTAGTTGCCATTTTGGTGCTGTTGTTGATATCAATATGCATGGTTTCAGTAATATGGTGGGAAAATTTTGTGACGTCAAACATCAGTCAAAGCTCAGAAGCGGGAAAACAATCTTTTCTCAAGGACTATGTGAAATCAAAGCGGGAGAAAGTCTCGGTGCTTGTGTACTTGTTGAAAATAGCATGGATATTCTTAGTTACTTTAATCATTTACGTAATTCAATCGAAAGGAGACACACTAGACACAGCAAGGACGTTTTTGTATTTGGATGAGGCAGCAACAGTGAACACACTAAGTGGGGCCGTCCGTCTAGAATCTAGCTCGTACATTACGTACGGATGCATGACACTTAATCCTTACATGATGTCACTTATTTGCTTAATTCTTACCTTAATTTTCTTCAAGATGGCTCGATACGCCTGTCGCGTAGTACTGCAGCGGAAATGCTTCTCTTTACCTATTATTCTCAATCTTTTCTTTGTGCCTCTTTTCTTTATCATCATTATGCGATTTCCTTTACCGTTTACGGCGGAAGGATGCAACGTACTGCAGCCCTTGTGGGAACTTGATTTCAACAGTTCCATTGAAAGAGTCTGGCCACTCATTGCATCTGGCTGTCTGGGCTTATTATCGGTGATTATCTTGACAACATATATTTGGTCAACTGGAGGATCAAAGATGGAGAAAGTTGAAAG ATTGTTCATGAAGCCGGCTTACTGTGGAATATTTCTCGATTTGTCGTTGTTATTATCAAGAAGGAGAACAATCGACAATTCTGATTTTGTCAAACACACACAG CAATCGGAGGAAAAACCACAGGAAGTGTATTCGCCTATGGTCTATTTCTGTGCTACGATGTGGCATGAAACGGAAAATGAAATGACACAGTTACTGAAGTCCATATTTAG AGTTGACATGGACCAGTGCTGGAGAAGACAAGATCAAACTAATAAACAAATGCAAAAAGGAGGTTACTATGATGAAGACATATACGATTTTGAAG TTCATATATTTTTTGACGATGCTTTCAAACCACGCAAAGTGAATGGGAAACCAGGAAAGGGACGTCATGTGAATGAATATGTGAAGCTTCTGGAAAAGTGTGTCCCAAACACTGCTAA GTTGATTTATGGTAATTACGAACTTGACCCTGTAAAGAAGTATGAAACTCCCTATGGAATGAAGTTTGAATGGACCATGCTTACGGATGGTGCTAAACTGATAGTCCACCTGaaagataaacagaaaattcgcAATCGTAAAAGATGGAGCCAG gtaatgtacatgtattatttactTACGTTTGAGTTAAATAAACTAAAACCGCATCTAGATCTTCAATGTCAAGAACTGTCCAAATCGGTACCGGAAATGGTTCACAACCTCTCTGAAAACACATTTCTCTTGGCATTGGACGGAGACGTTGACTTCAAACCGGAAGCTGTGACGCTGCTGCTTGACTTGATGAGGAAAAACACCGAGGTTGGAGCTGCCTGCGGAAGAATACATCCTATAGGTTCAG GGCCAATGGTATGGTACCAAAAGTTCGAATACGCCGTCAGTCATTGGTTGCAGAAGGCAACGGAGCACGTGATAGGATGTGTTCTCTGCTCGCCTGGCTGCTTTAGCCTTTTCCGCGGGTCTGCTGTTTTGGCGGATAATGTCCTGAAAACGTACACAAGACAAGCGACGGAGGCAGAACATCACATTCAGTATGACCAAG GAGAGGATAGGTGGCTATGCACACTCATGCTTAAAGAGGGGTTCCGAGTAGAGTACTGCGCAGCGTCAGACGCACTGACGTTCGCCCCGGAAGGATTCTTCGAATTTTACAAGCAGCGACGTCGCTGGGCTCCATCTACCATGGCCAATATATTGGATCTACTTTTAGACTGGAAATATGTGAAAAAGAATAACGATAGCATTTCGATGTTGTACATCATTTACCACATTTTTCTTTTCGTATCGTCATTATTGACGCCTGGGACCATCTTTCTACTAATTATGGGTGCCATAATCACAGCTTTCCCTGCAATCCAACCATGGCTGGCTTTAGTACTCAACATGCTGCCtgttggcatacttattgtgtCTATATTTCTTACAAAGGAAGATACACAG cTGATGCTGGCTGGAATCATTTCCACTATATACAGCCTCGTTATGATGGTGGTTCTGATTGGATTGATAAAAGAGGGTGTGGAGTCGCAGTTCTGTTCCGTCACTACCGTATTCTTCTGCTTCGTGGCAGGTGTTTTCATCGTTGCAGCGCTTATACACCCACAG gaattcaCTTGTTTATTTCATGGAGTGCTGTACTTTCTGGCGGTACCCTCCATGTCGATGCTTCTGATTCTTTACTCCATCGGCAATATGCACAACATCAACTGGGGCACGAGAGAAAACAAGTCTGCCGATTCACAAGAAGCAGTTGCaaaacgaaaatcaaagtttgaaGGACATACTTGCTCTATTGGGGAATGGTGTCG ttgCATGCTCTGTGTTCGAGAAATTGTTGAACCTATGCCACAGGATGCAATGGATTATGCGTCTGATAACCCTTCAGACGATGACAAACCACAGCAAGAGGCAACCGACAAAGAGGCTGCTCAGAAAACCACAACAGAAACAGAACAGGCTGACCATGACAACACTGTGGTGAAAAAACTAACGGGAGATAACAAAG GCAAGGTTAAGAAGGGAGATTTCAAGAACTGCATGGATCTCTCCGAGGACGAGAATGTATTCTGGACAAGACTAattaaaaagtatttgaaaCCAACAGTTATAAAGCCTGCCGAGCAAGAGAGAGTTAAAAAGGAGTTGGAAGAGTTGAGGAATAAGGTTTTCTTTTTCGTTTTTATTATAAACGCCTTATTTGTGACAATAGTCTACGTTTTGACGCAAGTCAATTCCTACCAGGGAACATTGGAAATTCCTCTACCTTGCAATGTTGCCGGAGGCAAGCAGGGTAAAATTGAGCCGATATCCATTGCATTCACTTTGACATTTGGATTATTACTGTTGATCCAGTTCTTTGGAATGATATATCACAGAATATCAACCTTTACACACATTATCGCTTCCACCAGGTTAGATACTCAGAGGCAGATCAGGCGACCGAATCTTAGAAGAAAGGAGGAAGAAACGACAACAAAACGAGAAGAGGAAAGTAAAACCCCAGATGGTAACAACTTGCCTAAACACTTGCCACCAATTCCAAACAAAGGATGGAAGAAAATTAAAGGAGGTATAAAAGTAAGTAGTGCGCTTCGCTCGATTTCTGGAGAGAGTAAAAACcgacctgaaaaactgaacgagCTGAAAAATAAGATGAAGGAGGAGTCTATAATTTCCGATGAAGATAAAGACATTTTGAGTCAATTTCCTGATACTCCGGTCGGAATTTTGAGCATTAGATCTCTCCgtaaaaatgatatacaagAGGATATTCCAGGAACTTCAAAAGGCTGA
- the LOC128191691 gene encoding chitin synthase chs-2-like isoform X1, which produces MEETEVKTPFENHTLPGEVKPKMKTKRLNHFPPMTSKDEDETERKTTAGNGKKKGKKKDQKKSNQGDENWDWDCAEEKPMHGANDDEGTFWQIFTQIGLVVSAIALFVIVFGSACLSRIIIHVMIWKLNPPLTETNFAMNKLGGVLKPKIERMSLNCSDLSTSDCLQGYYVRNGLPDSWKCTVEPYKCVLREDPPSVNVAWIWGLLIIMSAPYFYTIIVSMWRICFKKNKVDKFQIKMFLLSLAVELTHATGLCIMVFLVMPAFDPLSASILSYFVCIFPTVLSLRFQVRQEDTKYRKQRQRENINSTVTNNQQTNNPRTDDSTVTNNPRTNNSTVTNNQQTNDSTSTNNPRADTSTVTNNQRTDNSTLTNNPHTNLRYPETPFLGGLLFLIGLVFLCLYVYYSAEDDNLVAILVLLLISICMVSVIWWENFVTSNISQSSEAGKQSFLKDYVKSKREKVSVLVYLLKIAWIFLVTLIIYVIQSKGDTLDTARTFLYLDEAATVNTLSGAVRLESSSYITYGCMTLNPYMMSLICLILTLIFFKMARYACRVVLQRKCFSLPIILNLFFVPLFFIIIMRFPLPFTAEGCNVLQPLWELDFNSSIERVWPLIASGCLGLLSVIILTTYIWSTGGSKMEKVERLFMKPAYCGIFLDLSLLLSRRRTIDNSDFVKHTQQSEEKPQEVYSPMVYFCATMWHETENEMTQLLKSIFRVDMDQCWRRQDQTNKQMQKGGYYDEDIYDFEVHIFFDDAFKPRKVNGKPGKGRHVNEYVKLLEKCVPNTAKLIYGNYELDPVKKYETPYGMKFEWTMLTDGAKLIVHLKDKQKIRNRKRWSQVMYMYYLLTFELNKLKPHLDLQCQELSKSVPEMVHNLSENTFLLALDGDVDFKPEAVTLLLDLMRKNTEVGAACGRIHPIGSGPMVWYQKFEYAVSHWLQKATEHVIGCVLCSPGCFSLFRGSAVLADNVLKTYTRQATEAEHHIQYDQGEDRWLCTLMLKEGFRVEYCAASDALTFAPEGFFEFYKQRRRWAPSTMANILDLLLDWKYVKKNNDSISMLYIIYHIFLFVSSLLTPGTIFLLIMGAIITAFPAIQPWLALVLNMLPVGILIVSIFLTKEDTQLMLAGIISTIYSLVMMVVLIGLIKEGVESQFCSVTTVFFCFVAGVFIVAALIHPQEFTCLFHGVLYFLAVPSMSMLLILYSIGNMHNINWGTRENKSADSQEAVAKRKSKFEGHTCSIGEWCRCMLCVREIVEPMPQDAMDYASDNPSDDDKPQQEATDKEAAQKTTTETEQADHDNTVVKKLTGDNKGKVKKGDFKNCMDLSEDENVFWTRLIKKYLKPTVIKPAEQERVKKELEELRNKVFFFVFIINALFVTIVYVLTQVNSYQGTLEIPLPCNVAGGKQGKIEPISIAFTLTFGLLLLIQFFGMIYHRISTFTHIIASTRLDTQRQIRRPNLRRKEEETTTKREEESKTPDGNNLPKHLPPIPNKGWKKIKGGIKVSSALRSISGESKNRPEKLNELKNKMKEESIISDEDKDILSQFPDTPVGILSIRSLRKNDIQEDIPGTSKG; this is translated from the exons ATGGAGGAAACTGAGGTAAAAACACCGTTTGAAAATCACACTCTGCCGGGAGAAGTTAAACCCAAAATGAAAAC CAAACGGCTTAATCACTTCCCGCCGATGACTTCGAAAGACGAAGATGAAACCGAACGGAAGACTACCGCTGGCAATGGCAAAAAGAAAGG GAAGAAGAAGGATCAAAAGAAAAGCAATCAGGG CGATGAGAACTGGGACTGGGACTGCGCCGAAGAGAAACCCATGCATGGTGCCAACGATGACGAGGGGACGTTTTGGCAAATATTTACTCAAATTGGATTGGTCGTCAGCGCCATAGCATTATTCGTGATCGTGTTCGGGTCTGCTTGTCTCTCCAGAATCATCATCCACGTGATGATATGGAAGCTGAATCCACCGTTAACTGAAACTAACTTCGCAATGAATAAACTAGGTGGCGTATTAAAGCCAAAGATTGAAAGAATGAGCCTGAACTGTAGTGACCTTTCAACGAGCGATTGTTTGCAGGGATATTATGTTCGAAACGGTCTGCCAGATTCGTGGAAATGCACAGTTGAACCGTACAAGTGTGTGCTACGTGAAGACCCCCCGTCCGTGAATGTGGCCTGGATATGGGGTCTCCTCATCATCATGTCTGCTCCATATTTTTACACGATTATCGTTTCTATGTGGAGGATATGCTTCAAGAAGAATAAAGTGgacaaatttcaaatcaaaatgtttttactt AGTCTAGCAGTGGAACTGACCCATGCTACTGGCTTGTGTATCATGGTCTTCTTGGTTATGCCAGCCTTTGATCCACTGTCGGCCTCCATTCTCTCATACTTTGTATGCATTTTCCCGACGGTTTTAAGCTTAAGGTTCCAAGTAAGACAAGAAGACACCAAGTATAGAAAACAACGACAAAGAGAAAATATTAATTCTACCGTGACGAATAACCAACAAACCAATAACCCACGTACCGATGATTCTACCGTGACGAATAACCCACGTACCAATAATTCTACCGTGACGAATAACCAACAAACCAATGACTCTACGTCGACGAATAACCCACGTGCCGATACTTCTACCGTGACGAACAACCAACGTACCGATAATTCTACCTTGACGAATAACCCACATACCAACCTTAGATACCCAGAAACTCCTTTTTTAGGAGGACTTCTTTTTCTAATAGGATTAGTATTTCTGTgtttatatgtttattataGCGCAGAAGACGATAACTTAGTTGCCATTTTGGTGCTGTTGTTGATATCAATATGCATGGTTTCAGTAATATGGTGGGAAAATTTTGTGACGTCAAACATCAGTCAAAGCTCAGAAGCGGGAAAACAATCTTTTCTCAAGGACTATGTGAAATCAAAGCGGGAGAAAGTCTCGGTGCTTGTGTACTTGTTGAAAATAGCATGGATATTCTTAGTTACTTTAATCATTTACGTAATTCAATCGAAAGGAGACACACTAGACACAGCAAGGACGTTTTTGTATTTGGATGAGGCAGCAACAGTGAACACACTAAGTGGGGCCGTCCGTCTAGAATCTAGCTCGTACATTACGTACGGATGCATGACACTTAATCCTTACATGATGTCACTTATTTGCTTAATTCTTACCTTAATTTTCTTCAAGATGGCTCGATACGCCTGTCGCGTAGTACTGCAGCGGAAATGCTTCTCTTTACCTATTATTCTCAATCTTTTCTTTGTGCCTCTTTTCTTTATCATCATTATGCGATTTCCTTTACCGTTTACGGCGGAAGGATGCAACGTACTGCAGCCCTTGTGGGAACTTGATTTCAACAGTTCCATTGAAAGAGTCTGGCCACTCATTGCATCTGGCTGTCTGGGCTTATTATCGGTGATTATCTTGACAACATATATTTGGTCAACTGGAGGATCAAAGATGGAGAAAGTTGAAAG ATTGTTCATGAAGCCGGCTTACTGTGGAATATTTCTCGATTTGTCGTTGTTATTATCAAGAAGGAGAACAATCGACAATTCTGATTTTGTCAAACACACACAG CAATCGGAGGAAAAACCACAGGAAGTGTATTCGCCTATGGTCTATTTCTGTGCTACGATGTGGCATGAAACGGAAAATGAAATGACACAGTTACTGAAGTCCATATTTAG AGTTGACATGGACCAGTGCTGGAGAAGACAAGATCAAACTAATAAACAAATGCAAAAAGGAGGTTACTATGATGAAGACATATACGATTTTGAAG TTCATATATTTTTTGACGATGCTTTCAAACCACGCAAAGTGAATGGGAAACCAGGAAAGGGACGTCATGTGAATGAATATGTGAAGCTTCTGGAAAAGTGTGTCCCAAACACTGCTAA GTTGATTTATGGTAATTACGAACTTGACCCTGTAAAGAAGTATGAAACTCCCTATGGAATGAAGTTTGAATGGACCATGCTTACGGATGGTGCTAAACTGATAGTCCACCTGaaagataaacagaaaattcgcAATCGTAAAAGATGGAGCCAG gtaatgtacatgtattatttactTACGTTTGAGTTAAATAAACTAAAACCGCATCTAGATCTTCAATGTCAAGAACTGTCCAAATCGGTACCGGAAATGGTTCACAACCTCTCTGAAAACACATTTCTCTTGGCATTGGACGGAGACGTTGACTTCAAACCGGAAGCTGTGACGCTGCTGCTTGACTTGATGAGGAAAAACACCGAGGTTGGAGCTGCCTGCGGAAGAATACATCCTATAGGTTCAG GGCCAATGGTATGGTACCAAAAGTTCGAATACGCCGTCAGTCATTGGTTGCAGAAGGCAACGGAGCACGTGATAGGATGTGTTCTCTGCTCGCCTGGCTGCTTTAGCCTTTTCCGCGGGTCTGCTGTTTTGGCGGATAATGTCCTGAAAACGTACACAAGACAAGCGACGGAGGCAGAACATCACATTCAGTATGACCAAG GAGAGGATAGGTGGCTATGCACACTCATGCTTAAAGAGGGGTTCCGAGTAGAGTACTGCGCAGCGTCAGACGCACTGACGTTCGCCCCGGAAGGATTCTTCGAATTTTACAAGCAGCGACGTCGCTGGGCTCCATCTACCATGGCCAATATATTGGATCTACTTTTAGACTGGAAATATGTGAAAAAGAATAACGATAGCATTTCGATGTTGTACATCATTTACCACATTTTTCTTTTCGTATCGTCATTATTGACGCCTGGGACCATCTTTCTACTAATTATGGGTGCCATAATCACAGCTTTCCCTGCAATCCAACCATGGCTGGCTTTAGTACTCAACATGCTGCCtgttggcatacttattgtgtCTATATTTCTTACAAAGGAAGATACACAG cTGATGCTGGCTGGAATCATTTCCACTATATACAGCCTCGTTATGATGGTGGTTCTGATTGGATTGATAAAAGAGGGTGTGGAGTCGCAGTTCTGTTCCGTCACTACCGTATTCTTCTGCTTCGTGGCAGGTGTTTTCATCGTTGCAGCGCTTATACACCCACAG gaattcaCTTGTTTATTTCATGGAGTGCTGTACTTTCTGGCGGTACCCTCCATGTCGATGCTTCTGATTCTTTACTCCATCGGCAATATGCACAACATCAACTGGGGCACGAGAGAAAACAAGTCTGCCGATTCACAAGAAGCAGTTGCaaaacgaaaatcaaagtttgaaGGACATACTTGCTCTATTGGGGAATGGTGTCG ttgCATGCTCTGTGTTCGAGAAATTGTTGAACCTATGCCACAGGATGCAATGGATTATGCGTCTGATAACCCTTCAGACGATGACAAACCACAGCAAGAGGCAACCGACAAAGAGGCTGCTCAGAAAACCACAACAGAAACAGAACAGGCTGACCATGACAACACTGTGGTGAAAAAACTAACGGGAGATAACAAAG GCAAGGTTAAGAAGGGAGATTTCAAGAACTGCATGGATCTCTCCGAGGACGAGAATGTATTCTGGACAAGACTAattaaaaagtatttgaaaCCAACAGTTATAAAGCCTGCCGAGCAAGAGAGAGTTAAAAAGGAGTTGGAAGAGTTGAGGAATAAGGTTTTCTTTTTCGTTTTTATTATAAACGCCTTATTTGTGACAATAGTCTACGTTTTGACGCAAGTCAATTCCTACCAGGGAACATTGGAAATTCCTCTACCTTGCAATGTTGCCGGAGGCAAGCAGGGTAAAATTGAGCCGATATCCATTGCATTCACTTTGACATTTGGATTATTACTGTTGATCCAGTTCTTTGGAATGATATATCACAGAATATCAACCTTTACACACATTATCGCTTCCACCAGGTTAGATACTCAGAGGCAGATCAGGCGACCGAATCTTAGAAGAAAGGAGGAAGAAACGACAACAAAACGAGAAGAGGAAAGTAAAACCCCAGATGGTAACAACTTGCCTAAACACTTGCCACCAATTCCAAACAAAGGATGGAAGAAAATTAAAGGAGGTATAAAAGTAAGTAGTGCGCTTCGCTCGATTTCTGGAGAGAGTAAAAACcgacctgaaaaactgaacgagCTGAAAAATAAGATGAAGGAGGAGTCTATAATTTCCGATGAAGATAAAGACATTTTGAGTCAATTTCCTGATACTCCGGTCGGAATTTTGAGCATTAGATCTCTCCgtaaaaatgatatacaagAGGATATTCCAGGAACTTCAAAAGGCTGA